A genomic stretch from Cloacibacterium caeni includes:
- a CDS encoding glycogen synthase: MKVFHLSVECFPVAKVGGLADVVGALPKYQTKMGIDAKVVMPWYNKPFVNENEFEVVFDGFIHQIHHMYQVLVMKEKHNVLGYELYLVKIPGLLDRDQVYGYFDESQQFIAFQHAVLHWLSAMEIRPDVLHCHDYHTGLVPFMVEHCQDFDFLKGVKTVGTIHNGEYQGTMDWQMSNYMPRFDAWKWGLLDWNGRINPLATMIKCCHEFTAVSQGYMRELFEDAQGLQDLIRQEHRKAHGIINGIDTEVWNPMTDIMLNDHYSRENFEEGKEKNKKWLCEEYGLNPELPLFAFIGRFAGEKGADMLPDIVRRSISETEGALNILILGSGNPQIENTLKQLQEEFHVNFAMDLGYKEALSHKIYAGADFLLMPSRVEPCGLNQMYAMRYGTIPIVRYTGGLKDTVTDISSGGYGLNYTFPGTDDAVHAIKRALYLYDDKEEMQNLRKTIMNLDFSWQKSAENYVNLYRKN, from the coding sequence ATGAAAGTTTTCCATTTAAGCGTAGAATGTTTTCCGGTAGCTAAAGTAGGCGGTTTAGCAGATGTAGTAGGTGCGCTTCCTAAATACCAAACCAAAATGGGAATTGATGCCAAAGTAGTAATGCCTTGGTATAATAAACCATTTGTAAACGAAAACGAATTCGAAGTAGTTTTTGATGGTTTTATTCATCAGATTCATCACATGTACCAAGTTTTGGTCATGAAAGAAAAACATAATGTTTTAGGATACGAATTGTATTTGGTGAAAATTCCTGGATTGCTAGATAGAGACCAAGTGTATGGTTATTTTGATGAAAGTCAACAGTTTATAGCGTTTCAGCATGCGGTTTTGCATTGGCTTTCTGCAATGGAAATTCGTCCGGATGTCTTACATTGTCATGATTATCATACCGGTTTAGTTCCGTTTATGGTAGAACATTGTCAAGATTTTGACTTTTTAAAAGGCGTAAAAACCGTAGGAACCATTCATAATGGGGAATATCAAGGAACAATGGATTGGCAAATGTCTAATTATATGCCACGTTTTGACGCTTGGAAATGGGGACTGCTCGATTGGAACGGAAGAATTAATCCTTTAGCAACTATGATTAAGTGTTGTCATGAATTTACAGCGGTTTCTCAAGGTTATATGCGTGAGTTGTTTGAAGATGCGCAAGGATTGCAAGATTTAATCAGACAAGAACACAGAAAAGCACATGGAATCATTAATGGAATAGATACAGAAGTATGGAATCCTATGACGGATATAATGCTTAACGATCATTATTCTAGAGAGAACTTTGAAGAAGGAAAAGAAAAAAATAAAAAATGGCTTTGTGAAGAATATGGTTTGAATCCAGAACTTCCGCTTTTTGCTTTTATTGGAAGATTTGCGGGCGAAAAAGGAGCAGATATGTTGCCAGATATTGTAAGAAGGAGTATTTCTGAAACCGAAGGCGCTTTAAATATTCTCATTTTAGGTTCTGGAAATCCTCAAATAGAAAATACACTGAAACAACTTCAAGAAGAATTTCATGTGAATTTTGCGATGGATTTAGGATACAAAGAAGCTTTGTCACACAAGATTTATGCAGGAGCAGATTTCTTACTAATGCCTTCTCGTGTAGAACCTTGCGGATTGAATCAAATGTATGCCATGAGATACGGAACTATCCCAATTGTACGTTATACAGGTGGGTTAAAAGATACCGTAACAGATATTTCTTCAGGAGGTTATGGTTTAAATTATACCTTCCCGGGAACTGATGATGCTGTACATGCCATCAAAAGAGCGCTGTATTTATATGATGATAAAGAAGAAATGCAAAATTTACGAAAAACAATAATGAATTTGGACTTTTCTTGGCAGAAATCTGCAGAAAATTATGTAAATTTATATCGTAAAAATTAA
- a CDS encoding SRPBCC family protein has product MRWYKFVIYISIFLFSVYAVSMLFVEESKSFTIEKEINYPIDKVFPQFNNLQNFTQWNEFFVSKKDYTFAYYTPYEGQGSSLNYQNKKNESDYGDFFIRYENPFSTLKYQLFEGKNVNPYSINVKFVPQGNKTKVIWFVHTPRLPFLKRSLNLLSEDFVAGNIDQSMVNLSQLLSGKVDKEILLSKIKYDTLMVEKQDGQLLLGINVSSVNKKGDLIKNIELNHNKVISLVTKDLGKKEDEFGVPVLITEPGSYKDKEVSYFYGVPVKKREGLSDNNFNFRTLNASENYIMYYKGRYENRIKVIAQLLQKAQKDSMRNGQLQETFIEAPNAKKEVTIKISLPVYR; this is encoded by the coding sequence ATGCGTTGGTATAAATTTGTAATTTATATAAGTATCTTTTTGTTTTCGGTGTATGCCGTTTCTATGCTTTTTGTAGAAGAAAGCAAAAGTTTTACCATTGAAAAAGAAATCAATTATCCTATTGACAAGGTTTTTCCTCAGTTTAATAATTTGCAGAATTTCACGCAATGGAATGAATTTTTTGTTTCAAAAAAAGATTACACTTTCGCATATTACACACCTTATGAAGGTCAAGGTTCTTCTTTGAACTATCAGAATAAAAAAAATGAATCTGATTATGGTGATTTTTTTATTCGTTATGAAAATCCTTTTTCTACGCTAAAATATCAATTGTTCGAAGGGAAAAACGTTAATCCATACAGTATTAATGTAAAATTTGTTCCACAAGGAAATAAAACCAAAGTCATTTGGTTTGTTCATACGCCTAGATTGCCATTTTTGAAACGTTCGCTTAATCTGCTTTCAGAAGATTTCGTAGCAGGAAATATAGACCAATCTATGGTGAATCTATCTCAACTCTTGAGTGGAAAAGTAGACAAAGAAATTTTACTTTCTAAAATTAAATATGATACACTCATGGTCGAAAAACAAGACGGCCAGTTGCTTTTGGGAATCAATGTTTCGAGTGTGAATAAAAAAGGAGATTTAATCAAAAATATAGAACTGAATCACAATAAAGTCATCAGTTTGGTAACCAAAGATTTAGGTAAAAAGGAAGATGAATTTGGAGTTCCGGTTTTAATTACAGAACCAGGAAGTTATAAAGACAAAGAGGTTTCTTATTTCTATGGAGTTCCCGTGAAAAAAAGAGAAGGACTTTCTGATAATAATTTCAATTTCCGCACTTTGAATGCTTCGGAAAACTATATTATGTATTACAAAGGGAGATATGAAAATAGAATAAAAGTGATTGCTCAACTCTTGCAAAAAGCTCAAAAAGATAGCATGAGAAATGGTCAGTTACAAGAAACTTTCATAGAAGCTCCGAATGCAAAAAAAGAAGTGACCATAAAAATTTCTTTGCCGGTTTATAGATAG
- a CDS encoding FEKKY domain-containing protein: MRKYLLLLISILLCLVTLYLINVINPYYVLQENIKEYLYLLVIPIFLTFIIALFVNTKEYYWNRLFPSLIISYLITFLFLGIYFFDSYLDKQKIIEKQRLEALNDIKKGIVKKKFGSGLIIFDENYNKRVKEIDSLQRKKYGFFVESTGCIIYEEDKYYNEVVDEYLQKRNGKNWENQYEKEVALIIKKYPIKEIER; the protein is encoded by the coding sequence ATGAGAAAATATTTATTACTTCTTATATCAATTTTACTGTGTCTTGTAACTTTATATTTGATAAATGTAATAAATCCTTATTATGTGTTGCAAGAAAATATTAAAGAGTATTTATACTTACTTGTAATTCCAATCTTTTTAACTTTTATCATAGCACTTTTTGTTAATACCAAAGAATATTATTGGAATAGATTATTTCCTAGTTTAATTATTTCTTATTTGATAACTTTTCTCTTTTTAGGTATTTATTTTTTTGATTCATACTTAGACAAACAAAAAATCATTGAAAAACAAAGATTGGAAGCATTAAATGATATAAAAAAAGGAATCGTTAAAAAGAAATTTGGTTCTGGTCTAATTATTTTTGATGAAAATTATAATAAAAGAGTAAAAGAAATAGATTCTCTACAACGAAAAAAATATGGTTTTTTTGTTGAATCTACTGGATGTATCATATATGAAGAAGATAAATATTATAACGAAGTTGTAGATGAATATTTACAAAAGAGAAACGGAAAAAACTGGGAAAACCAATATGAAAAAGAAGTAGCTCTAATTATTAAAAAGTATCCTATTAAAGAAATTGAAAGATAA
- a CDS encoding glucose-1-phosphate adenylyltransferase, translating to MKPSVISIVLGGGRGSRLFPLTDKRSKPAVPIAGKYRLVDIPISNCLNSGFNRIMVLTQFNSASLNSHIKNTFHFDIFSKGFVDILAAEQSTDNENWYQGTADAVRQSMRHLDKYDYDYILILSGDQLYQMDFKEMIDFHIENGGDITIATIPVNSKDATGFGILKANDENQITSFIEKPSADVLPDWTSEVSDDMKQQGRDYLASMGIYVFNKKVLRKMFEEDKGDDFGKDLIPNAINNGYNTLSYQYEGYWTDIGTIGSFFEANMDLTNELPKFNMFSNSPIYTRPRMLPPSKINGSFVNKAIFADGCIIMADKIEHSLIGNRTRIEKGSTVIRSYIMGADYYQNSEDMAENEAKGIPNIGVGKFCYIENAILDKNCHIGNNVRIIGSKHLPDGDFKTHSIKDGIIVVKKDAIIKDGTVIP from the coding sequence ATGAAACCAAGTGTTATTTCTATTGTTTTAGGAGGAGGTAGAGGTAGTAGGCTATTTCCACTTACAGATAAGCGTTCCAAGCCCGCAGTTCCCATCGCAGGGAAATACAGATTAGTAGACATTCCTATTTCTAATTGCCTTAATTCTGGCTTTAATAGAATTATGGTGCTTACTCAGTTTAACTCGGCATCGCTTAATTCTCATATCAAAAATACTTTCCATTTTGATATTTTTAGCAAAGGTTTTGTAGATATTTTAGCAGCTGAACAAAGCACAGATAACGAAAATTGGTATCAAGGAACAGCAGATGCAGTAAGACAATCTATGCGTCATTTAGACAAATATGATTATGACTACATTCTAATTCTTTCTGGTGACCAATTGTATCAGATGGATTTCAAAGAAATGATAGATTTCCACATCGAAAATGGTGGAGACATCACCATTGCTACCATTCCTGTAAACAGTAAAGATGCTACTGGTTTTGGAATTTTAAAAGCCAATGACGAAAACCAAATCACCTCTTTCATAGAAAAACCATCTGCAGACGTTTTACCAGATTGGACTTCTGAGGTTTCTGATGATATGAAGCAACAAGGTAGAGATTACCTTGCTTCTATGGGAATTTATGTGTTTAATAAAAAGGTCTTGAGAAAAATGTTTGAGGAAGACAAAGGTGATGACTTTGGCAAAGACCTCATTCCAAATGCAATCAATAACGGATATAATACGCTAAGTTATCAATACGAAGGTTATTGGACAGATATAGGAACCATCGGTTCTTTCTTCGAAGCGAATATGGATTTAACCAATGAATTGCCAAAATTCAATATGTTTAGCAATTCACCTATTTATACCAGACCTAGAATGTTGCCGCCTTCTAAAATCAATGGTTCTTTTGTAAATAAAGCCATTTTTGCAGACGGATGTATTATTATGGCAGATAAAATAGAGCATTCACTCATTGGGAACAGAACCAGAATAGAAAAAGGAAGTACCGTCATTCGTTCTTATATCATGGGAGCAGATTACTACCAAAATTCTGAAGACATGGCAGAAAATGAAGCTAAAGGCATTCCAAACATTGGGGTTGGTAAATTCTGTTACATAGAAAATGCTATTTTAGATAAAAATTGTCATATTGGGAATAACGTAAGAATTATCGGTAGCAAACATTTACCAGATGGAGATTTCAAAACCCATTCTATAAAAGACGGAATAATCGTGGTGAAAAAAGATGCCATCATAAAAGATGGAACAGTGATACCATAG
- the odhB gene encoding 2-oxoglutarate dehydrogenase complex dihydrolipoyllysine-residue succinyltransferase, which produces MSILEMKVPSPGESITEVEIATWLVKDGDYVEKDQAIAEVDSDKATLELPAEQAGIITLKAEEGEVVKVGQVVCLIDMSGAKPEATTAPVAETPKAEEAPKVEAPKPAAAPAATYATNSPSPAAKKILDEKGIDAAAVSGTGRDGRITKEDALNATPGAPAMGVSSGNRAQTTTKLSVLRRKLAARLVSVKNETAMLTTFNEVDMSEIFRIRKQYKEEFAAKHGVGLGFMSFFTKAVTRALQMYPDVNAMIDGDYKINNEFCDISIAVSGPKGLMVPVLRNAENLTLRGVEASIKELATKVRDGKITIEEMTGGTFTITNGGVFGSMLSTPIINPPQSAILGMHNIIERPVAVNGKVEIRPMMYLAVSYDHRIIDGRESVGFLVAVKEALDNPVEILMGGDERKALEL; this is translated from the coding sequence ATGTCAATACTAGAAATGAAAGTTCCTTCTCCAGGAGAATCAATCACAGAAGTAGAAATAGCAACTTGGTTGGTAAAAGACGGAGATTATGTAGAAAAAGATCAAGCAATTGCTGAAGTAGATTCAGACAAAGCTACACTAGAGCTTCCAGCAGAACAAGCAGGGATTATCACCTTGAAAGCTGAAGAAGGAGAAGTAGTAAAAGTTGGTCAAGTCGTTTGTTTAATTGATATGAGCGGAGCTAAACCAGAAGCTACAACTGCACCAGTTGCAGAAACTCCAAAAGCGGAAGAAGCTCCAAAAGTAGAGGCTCCAAAACCTGCGGCTGCTCCAGCTGCTACTTATGCTACCAATTCGCCATCTCCAGCTGCTAAAAAAATTCTTGACGAAAAAGGAATTGATGCTGCTGCAGTTTCAGGAACAGGTAGAGACGGAAGAATCACCAAAGAAGATGCGCTTAATGCAACTCCAGGTGCTCCAGCAATGGGTGTTTCTTCGGGTAACAGAGCTCAAACCACTACTAAACTTTCAGTTTTAAGAAGAAAATTGGCGGCAAGATTGGTTTCTGTGAAAAACGAAACGGCAATGTTAACGACTTTTAATGAAGTTGACATGTCTGAAATTTTCAGAATCAGAAAACAATACAAAGAAGAATTCGCTGCAAAACATGGAGTAGGTCTTGGATTTATGTCTTTCTTCACCAAAGCGGTAACCAGAGCTTTACAGATGTATCCAGATGTAAACGCTATGATTGATGGGGATTATAAAATCAACAACGAATTCTGTGACATTTCTATCGCGGTTTCTGGTCCTAAAGGTTTAATGGTTCCTGTATTAAGAAATGCAGAAAACCTTACTTTAAGAGGAGTAGAAGCTAGCATTAAAGAATTGGCTACCAAAGTAAGAGACGGTAAAATCACCATCGAAGAAATGACAGGCGGTACATTTACCATTACCAATGGTGGTGTTTTCGGTTCTATGCTTTCTACACCTATTATCAATCCACCTCAATCTGCAATTTTAGGAATGCACAACATTATCGAAAGACCAGTTGCGGTAAATGGCAAAGTAGAAATCAGACCAATGATGTATTTGGCGGTTTCTTATGACCACAGAATTATTGATGGTAGAGAATCTGTAGGGTTCTTAGTTGCTGTAAAAGAAGCGCTAGACAATCCAGTAGAAATTCTAATGGGTGGCGACGAAAGAAAAGCGCTAGAACTTTAA
- a CDS encoding 2-oxoglutarate dehydrogenase E1 component, whose translation MDRFSFLNAAHSQFIEDLYQQYLKYPDSIEPSWKSFFQGFDFALANYSDDEVSITELASNVVATGNVPENIEKEFKVINLINDYRRRGHLFTKTNPVRERRTYSPDLSIENFGLSQADLQTKFNSAKEAGLNGAATLQDIINHLEKGYCDSIGVEYMHIQSVEEKKFIREWINVNENHPTLSAAEKKEILHKLNQAVAFENYLHTKFVGQKRFSLEGGESLIPALDQLISRSSLHGVDEVILGMAHRGRLNVLTNIFQKSYKQIFSEFEGKEFEEDVFSGDVKYHLGSSKKITTASGEEVRINLVPNPSHLETVASLVGGISRAKIDHTYQGNAKKVLPIVIHGDAAIAGQGIVYEVAQMMTLEGYKTGGTVHIVVNNQVGFTTNYLDARSSIYCTDIAKVTDSPVMHVNADDVEAVVHAIRFAADYRAQFGKDVYIDLLGYRKYGHNEGDEPRFTQPSLYKTISKHPNPREIYKKKLVEEGVVSDAVMSEMEKEFKNLLDQNFDEAKEIERNTMAIFMEEDWKDYASLGKLQQVLENYNTTYDVEKLRELAVKISTLPADKKFINKISRLFDARVKMVENNALDWAMGELLAYGTLLTEGSTIRISGEDVERGTFSHRHAVVKTEDNEEEYVPLKQVSDNKFDIYNSHLSEYGVLGFDYGYAMASPNTLTIWEAQFGDFVNGAQIVIDQYLVAAEEKWKIQNGLVMLLPHGFEGQGAEHSSARLERFLNLCANGNIIVANCTTPANYFHLLRRQQKFPFRKPLVVMTPKSLLRHPRVISTVEELANGSFQPVIDDATAQPEKVEKLVFCSGKLYYELLAKKEELNDDKVALVRIEQLYPLNPEIIQGIFDKYSNRKEFVWAQEEPENMGAWTYMLRNFRNENIQVIAPVASGTPAPGTHKKFEKNQKGVINRVFGVAEENVDLVRPITTVND comes from the coding sequence ATGGACAGATTTTCATTTCTAAATGCAGCACATTCTCAATTTATTGAAGATTTATATCAGCAATATTTAAAGTACCCAGATTCTATAGAACCTTCGTGGAAATCATTTTTCCAAGGTTTTGATTTTGCACTAGCAAATTATAGTGATGATGAGGTTTCTATTACCGAATTAGCTTCTAATGTAGTCGCTACTGGGAATGTTCCAGAAAACATTGAAAAAGAATTCAAGGTAATCAATTTAATTAATGATTACAGAAGACGTGGTCACTTGTTTACCAAGACCAATCCAGTACGTGAACGTAGAACATATTCTCCAGATTTATCGATAGAGAATTTTGGTTTATCTCAAGCAGATTTACAAACCAAATTTAATTCTGCTAAAGAAGCTGGACTAAATGGAGCGGCTACACTTCAAGATATCATCAATCATCTAGAAAAAGGATATTGTGATTCTATCGGGGTAGAATATATGCACATTCAAAGTGTTGAAGAGAAAAAATTCATCAGAGAATGGATTAATGTGAATGAAAATCACCCAACTCTTTCTGCAGCTGAGAAAAAAGAGATTTTACATAAATTAAATCAAGCAGTAGCTTTCGAAAACTACTTGCACACGAAATTCGTAGGTCAAAAACGTTTCTCTCTAGAAGGTGGAGAATCATTAATTCCTGCGCTAGACCAATTAATTTCTCGTTCTTCTCTTCATGGAGTAGATGAGGTAATACTTGGGATGGCTCACAGAGGTAGATTAAATGTTTTAACCAATATTTTCCAGAAATCTTACAAGCAGATTTTCTCAGAATTCGAAGGAAAAGAATTTGAAGAAGATGTATTCTCTGGTGACGTAAAATATCACTTGGGTTCATCTAAAAAAATAACTACAGCTTCTGGTGAAGAAGTAAGAATTAACTTAGTTCCTAACCCGTCTCACTTAGAAACCGTAGCTTCTTTGGTTGGCGGAATTTCTAGAGCTAAAATAGACCACACTTACCAAGGTAATGCTAAAAAAGTATTGCCAATTGTTATCCATGGTGATGCTGCAATCGCAGGACAAGGAATTGTATACGAAGTAGCACAAATGATGACGCTAGAAGGTTACAAAACGGGTGGAACGGTTCACATTGTAGTGAATAACCAAGTTGGTTTTACCACTAACTATTTAGATGCTCGTTCTTCTATTTACTGTACAGATATTGCTAAAGTGACTGATTCTCCAGTTATGCATGTAAATGCAGACGATGTAGAAGCAGTAGTTCACGCCATTAGATTTGCAGCAGATTATAGAGCTCAGTTTGGTAAAGATGTATACATAGATTTATTAGGTTATAGAAAATATGGTCATAACGAAGGTGATGAACCAAGATTTACACAACCTAGTTTGTATAAAACTATTTCTAAACACCCTAATCCAAGAGAGATTTACAAGAAAAAACTTGTAGAAGAAGGGGTGGTTTCAGATGCTGTAATGTCTGAAATGGAAAAAGAATTTAAAAATTTATTAGACCAAAACTTTGATGAAGCTAAGGAAATCGAAAGAAATACCATGGCGATTTTCATGGAGGAGGATTGGAAAGATTATGCTTCCCTAGGAAAACTTCAGCAAGTTTTAGAAAATTATAATACGACTTATGATGTAGAAAAGCTAAGAGAATTAGCCGTTAAAATTTCTACATTACCAGCAGATAAAAAATTCATCAATAAAATTTCTAGATTATTCGATGCCAGAGTAAAAATGGTAGAAAATAATGCACTAGATTGGGCAATGGGTGAATTATTAGCGTATGGAACACTTCTTACCGAAGGCAGCACCATTAGAATTTCTGGGGAAGACGTAGAAAGAGGTACTTTCTCTCATAGACATGCTGTTGTAAAAACAGAAGATAATGAAGAAGAATACGTTCCATTAAAACAAGTTTCTGATAACAAATTTGATATTTATAACTCTCATCTTTCAGAATATGGTGTTTTAGGTTTTGACTATGGTTATGCGATGGCTTCTCCTAATACTTTAACGATTTGGGAAGCGCAATTTGGAGATTTCGTAAATGGTGCTCAAATTGTTATTGACCAATATTTAGTTGCGGCAGAAGAAAAATGGAAAATTCAAAACGGTTTGGTAATGCTTTTACCTCACGGTTTCGAAGGACAAGGTGCAGAACACTCTTCAGCAAGATTAGAAAGATTTCTGAACTTATGTGCAAACGGAAACATTATTGTAGCGAATTGTACTACACCTGCCAATTATTTCCACTTATTAAGACGCCAACAAAAATTCCCGTTCAGAAAACCGTTAGTGGTAATGACGCCTAAATCATTACTTCGTCATCCAAGAGTAATTTCTACGGTTGAAGAATTAGCAAACGGAAGTTTCCAACCAGTAATTGATGATGCTACAGCTCAACCAGAAAAAGTAGAAAAATTAGTTTTCTGTTCTGGTAAACTATACTATGAGTTATTGGCGAAGAAAGAAGAATTAAATGATGATAAAGTTGCTTTGGTAAGAATTGAACAATTATATCCATTGAATCCAGAAATTATTCAAGGTATTTTCGATAAATATTCTAACAGAAAAGAATTTGTTTGGGCACAAGAAGAGCCAGAAAATATGGGCGCTTGGACATATATGTTGCGTAATTTCCGTAACGAAAACATTCAAGTAATCGCACCTGTTGCAAGTGGAACTCCAGCTCCTGGTACTCATAAAAAATTCGAGAAAAACCAAAAAGGAGTTATCAATAGAGTTTTCGGAGTAGCAGAAGAAAATGTAGATTTGGTAAGACCTATTACCACGGTAAATGACTAA
- a CDS encoding glycosyltransferase family 2 protein translates to MPLVAIAILNWNGKKWLEKFLPNVLEYSDEATVYVIDNASTDDSVAFVEKYFPTVKIIINAKNSGFAGGYNEGLQHINEEIYCLLNSDVEVTENWIKPILELFNKNKEIAAIQPKIRAFKNSKYFEFAGAAGGMIDHLGYPYCRGRVFETIEEDLGQYDDETEIFWATGCALFIRRADFWKMNGFDERFFAHQEEIDLCWRLKNAGRKIYYCGKSTVFHVGGGTLNKQSPQKTFLNFRNNLTMLLKNLPTSSLFWIIPLRLVLDGIAGVYFGMKDGFPHLIAVLKAHFGFYGMFAESLKLRSKNQIKDYYQSKWLIFKHFL, encoded by the coding sequence ATGCCATTAGTAGCCATCGCTATACTCAATTGGAACGGAAAAAAATGGTTAGAAAAATTCTTGCCAAATGTGTTAGAATATTCTGACGAAGCTACGGTTTATGTAATAGACAACGCTTCTACAGATGATTCCGTTGCTTTTGTAGAAAAATATTTCCCTACCGTAAAAATCATCATCAATGCTAAAAACTCTGGTTTTGCAGGTGGTTACAACGAAGGTTTACAACATATAAATGAAGAAATCTATTGTTTGCTGAATTCTGATGTAGAAGTTACCGAAAACTGGATTAAGCCAATTCTAGAACTTTTCAATAAAAACAAAGAAATTGCAGCAATTCAACCAAAAATAAGAGCATTTAAAAATTCTAAATATTTTGAATTTGCAGGAGCTGCAGGTGGAATGATTGATCATCTTGGTTATCCGTATTGTAGAGGGAGAGTTTTCGAAACGATAGAAGAAGATTTGGGACAATATGATGATGAAACAGAGATTTTTTGGGCAACTGGTTGTGCCTTGTTCATCAGAAGAGCAGATTTCTGGAAGATGAACGGTTTTGACGAAAGATTTTTTGCCCATCAAGAAGAAATAGACTTATGTTGGCGTCTCAAAAATGCGGGAAGAAAAATTTATTATTGCGGAAAATCTACCGTTTTTCATGTTGGTGGTGGAACACTTAACAAGCAATCTCCACAAAAAACGTTTCTAAATTTTAGAAACAATTTAACCATGCTTCTTAAAAATTTACCTACTTCTAGTCTTTTTTGGATTATTCCGTTAAGATTGGTTTTAGACGGAATTGCAGGCGTTTATTTCGGGATGAAAGATGGATTTCCTCACTTAATTGCAGTACTAAAAGCGCATTTTGGTTTTTATGGAATGTTTGCCGAAAGTTTAAAATTAAGAAGCAAAAATCAAATTAAAGACTATTACCAAAGTAAATGGTTGATTTTTAAGCATTTTCTTTAA
- the apaG gene encoding Co2+/Mg2+ efflux protein ApaG codes for MYSSITQNIKVSVIPEYDVKNSFPADNRFVFRYNIVIENLGNDAVKLMKRRWLIYDVSFGFTEVMGDGVIGMMPELQPGESFSYFSNVILRSGVGNMQGNYIFKNLETLETFESDIPKFNLVSEVLCN; via the coding sequence ATGTATTCTTCAATTACTCAAAACATCAAAGTTTCTGTAATCCCAGAATATGATGTGAAAAATTCCTTTCCTGCAGACAATCGTTTTGTTTTCAGATACAATATCGTCATAGAAAATCTAGGAAATGATGCAGTAAAACTCATGAAAAGAAGATGGCTGATTTATGATGTAAGTTTCGGATTTACAGAAGTGATGGGAGATGGAGTCATCGGCATGATGCCAGAATTACAACCAGGAGAGTCTTTCAGTTACTTTTCTAATGTAATTTTGCGTTCAGGAGTAGGAAATATGCAGGGAAACTACATTTTTAAAAATTTAGAAACTTTAGAAACTTTTGAGTCTGATATTCCTAAATTTAATTTGGTTTCAGAAGTCCTTTGTAATTAA
- a CDS encoding 3'-5' exonuclease codes for MNFVTLDFETATHERNSACELGICVVENSEIVKTKTWLIKPPSFPYFNPHNINVHGIYPKDVAHAPTFDEIWYEIEDLLYGNLMIAHNASFDAGVLRSCLDYYGIFKPKTEYLCSIQIAKKSWKNLTSYGLKNLANCHDIQFTHHRAGADAEVCAKLSLLAFERLLITENDELPALFSKNLKVL; via the coding sequence ATGAATTTTGTTACATTAGATTTCGAAACGGCTACTCACGAGAGAAACTCTGCGTGTGAATTGGGAATCTGCGTGGTAGAAAATTCTGAAATTGTAAAAACCAAAACTTGGCTCATTAAACCACCGAGTTTCCCTTATTTCAATCCACACAACATCAATGTTCATGGGATTTATCCAAAAGATGTAGCTCACGCTCCTACTTTTGATGAAATTTGGTACGAAATAGAAGATTTGCTCTACGGAAATCTTATGATAGCTCACAATGCTTCTTTTGATGCGGGAGTTTTGCGCAGTTGTCTTGATTATTATGGAATTTTCAAGCCTAAAACAGAATATTTGTGCAGCATACAGATTGCCAAAAAATCTTGGAAAAATCTGACGAGTTATGGTTTAAAAAACCTCGCCAATTGTCATGATATACAATTTACACATCACAGAGCTGGAGCTGATGCAGAAGTATGTGCGAAGCTTTCTTTATTGGCTTTTGAAAGACTTTTGATTACTGAAAATGATGAATTGCCTGCACTTTTTAGTAAGAATTTGAAGGTTCTATAA